The following proteins are encoded in a genomic region of Acipenser ruthenus chromosome 4, fAciRut3.2 maternal haplotype, whole genome shotgun sequence:
- the LOC117400347 gene encoding leucine-rich repeat-containing protein 37A-like, translating into MFMTSYAFEPLLHIQLIDLSNNQLIGIQDDLFKSNSGFPYLKVLDLSNNRIVTIGCDAFGMLSQLSFLNMSGNDLDFIGDRAFENMTSLTYLDIHTSQISIKTLGIILHKKKGVINLYLSHATKCCLCMFPSHTRFYLSRTLELDCKDLKCEINLKKCYPNEENSLQSVRPSCNPTIPEKTPNMNESKSLFRSNDFNSLTSDMNSTTTAVPINNTDKRVYINQTVIVIPVSKDHSDFKLNLAQTVVNLVSSLPYILNQLAALNETTGKTGEINHFPNFEKKKIGDK; encoded by the exons ATGTTCATGACAAGTTATGCCTTTGAGCCATTGTTACATATCCAACTAAT TGATCTCAGTAACAACCAACTCATTGGTATTCAGGATGATCTTTTCAAGTCAAACTCTGGATTCCCTTACTTGAAAGTATT AGATCTGAGCAACAACCGCATTGTAACCATTGGCTGCGATGCTTTCGGAATGCTTTCCCAATTGAGTTTCTT GAATATGAGTGGCAACGATCTGGACTTCATAGGCGATCGTGCTTTTGAAAATATGACATCATTAACGTATTT GGATATCCACACAAGCCAAATCTCAATAAAAACACTTGGCATTATACTGCATAAGAAAAAAGGTGTTATAAACct GTATCTGTCCCATGCCACTAAATGCTGTTTGTGCATGTTCCCAAGTCATACTCGCTTCTATCTTAGCAGAACTTTGGAACTGGATTGCAAAGatttgaaatgtgaaataaatttgaaaaaatgct ATCCAAATGAAGAAAATTCCCTGCAATCTGTAAGACCCAGCTGTAATCCAACGATTCCAGAGAAAACACCGAACATGAATGAATCCAAGAGTTTATTTAGGAGTAACGACTTTAACTCTCTTACATCTGATATGAACAGTACTACTACTGCTGTGCCCATAAACAACACAGACAAACGTGTATATATTAACCAAACAGTCATCGTAATACCAGTTTCAAAAGATCATTCAGACTTCAAGTTAAACCTCGCACAAACAGTAGTGAACTTAGTATCAAGCCTGCCTTATATTTTAAACCAATTAGCTGCACTGAATGAAACAACAGGAAAAACTGGGGAAATCAATCACTTTCCCAAtttcgaaaaaaaaaagattggagaCAAATAG
- the LOC117400346 gene encoding isopentenyl-diphosphate Delta-isomerase 1, with translation MLRSLWAVLRTVPCEGLTTTKANSLLFGAVKVSAACFNTRARYFGNSRSLLTMPEVNTDSLDEKQVQLLSEMCILIDENDEKIGADTKKNCHLNSNIDEGLLHRAFSVFLFNNEDKLLLQQRSDAKITFPGCFTNTCCSHPLHTPLEMEEQDAVGVRKAAQRRLKAELGIPMEQVLPDELTYLTRIHYKAQSDGIWGEHEIDYILFVQKEVELNPDPNEIKSHCYVSKEELKEMLNKAKNNEIKITPWFSLIAETFLFKWWDNLQNLKQFMDHGKIHRM, from the exons ATGCTGCGCAGCTTGTGGGCGGTGCTAAGGACGGTGCCCTGTGAGGGACTCACTACGACTAAAGCAAACTCATTGCTGTTTGGGGCAGTAAAAGTGAGTGCTGCTTGTTTTAACACACGGGCCAG gtATTTTGGAAACTCAAGAAGCTTGTTGACAATGCCAGAAGTAAACACAGATAGCTTGGATGAGAAGCAGGTCCAGCTTCTTTCTGAAATGTGCATCCTTATTGATGAAAATGATGAGAAGATTGGCGCTGATACGAAGAAAAACTGCCACTTAAACTCAAACATTGATGAAG GTTTGTTGCATCGAGCTTTCAGTGTTTTCCTGTTTAATAATGAAGATAAACTGTTGCTACAACAGAGATCTGATGCCAAGATCACCTTcccag GTTGTTTCACTAACACTTGCTGTAGTCACCCGCTGCATACGCCACTGGAAATGGAGGAACAGGATGCTGTTGGTGTGAGGAAGGCAGCACAGAGGCGCTTGAAAGCAGAGCTGGGGATCCCAATGGAGCAG GTTCTTCCAGACGAGCTGACTTACCTGACCCGCATTCACTACAAAGCGCAGTCTGACGGAATATGGGGGGAGCACGAAATTGACTACATTCTGTTTGTGCAGAAGGAGGTGGAGTTAAATCCCGACCCCAATGAAATCAAAAGTCACTGCTACGTCTCAAAGGAGGAACTGAAAGAGATGTTGAACAAAGCGAAGAACAACGAGATCAAGATAACGCCATGGTTCAGCCTGATTGCAGAGACATTTCTGTTCAAGTGGTGGGATAACCTTCAGAATTTAAAGCAGTTTATGGACCACGGCAAAATACATAGGATGTGA